In one window of Enoplosus armatus isolate fEnoArm2 chromosome 7, fEnoArm2.hap1, whole genome shotgun sequence DNA:
- the spata1 gene encoding LOW QUALITY PROTEIN: spermatogenesis-associated protein 1 (The sequence of the model RefSeq protein was modified relative to this genomic sequence to represent the inferred CDS: substituted 2 bases at 2 genomic stop codons), with amino-acid sequence MELSCESVRYPEDRRPASCKFVELHVLYVPDDQWNVKLNKVPAEAIESFISAGFIRVYPDITLKTLRSELGALLGAERSIDKFSFLKCVGRSLALVKSKQERDLKVKTFAPPYAPQPELYLLPAVESDSSVCSQSLTPDTSSSSPDHQTYYHPPKTCSLPAGTKEPVKFPLIPQCSHQPPPTPSLEEEEEEEEEEEEEEEEEEEEEEDDEEQSYSSSEAERENEEEGLSSNKLQWAEQECCPRQPQDQRAPQLVSQNKALQRCDADSTRVKESPEKEETCRKKKPQHRQSRAARHSGVAPSLEDRDSGFSLTDGLGKLKDALKSIRSKPTSGATESPAVLSQPVRCTSPPPGLDVAMVTQRTADSKRXLWPNTKNXREELIEEIKVVREDRKQLEWTRQELLRKGKDLLAQNRHRRNQARDSWKKKYFETKKATAPLEENLRNLQQELETFYNKLLHQLQARDNRGKPRRQGRSSIRNELIIHIMTESHEIDNLKRKIEDAKMKLVTEIKLRKQAATELRALKAELAQKKSQSSHPGLTASVGFGNTTRDRPQVQSTSV; translated from the exons ATGGAGCTCTCTTGTGAGTCAGTGAGATATCCTGAAGACAGAAGACCGGCCAGTTGCAAG tttgtgGAGCTCCATGTGCTGTATGTGCCAGATGACCAGTGGAATGTGAAGCTCAATAAAGTCCCTGCTGAAGCCATAGAGAGCTTCATATCCGCCGGCTTTATCAG ggTTTATCCTGATATCACCCTGAAAACTCTGAGGAGCGAGCTGGGAGCTCTTCTTGGTGCCGAGAGGAGCATCGACAAATTCTCCTTCCTGAAATGTGTGGGGCGCAGTTTGGCACTG GTCAAGAGCAAACAGGAGAGGGATCTGAAAGTGAAAACGTTCGCTCCACCATAT GCCCCACAGCCGGAGCTTTACCTGCTGCCCGCTGTGGAGAGCGACAGCAGTGTTTGCTCCCAGTCTCTCACCccagacaccagcagcagctccccAGACCACCAGACCTATTACCACCCTCCCAAGACGTGCAGTCTGCCAGCAGGAACAAAGGAGCCTGTTAAATTCCCCCTCATCCCCCAGTGTTCCCATCAGCCACCTCCCACCCCCAGcctggaagaggaagaggaggaagaggaggaggaggaggaggaggaggaggaggaggaggaggaggaagaagatgatgaggagCAGAGCTATAGTTcttcagaggcagaaagagaaaatgaagaagagggTCTCTCTTCCAACAAGTTACAGTGGGCAGAGCAGGAATGTTGCCCAAGGCAGCCTCAGGATCAGAGGGCACCACAGCTTGTTTCACAGAATAAAG CTTTACAACGGTGTGACGCCGATTCAACTCGGGTGAAGGAGTCGccagagaaagaagaaaccTGTAGAAAGAAGAAACCgcagcacagacagagcagagcgGCCAGACATTCAGGAGTAGCCCCGTCTCTGGAGGACAGAGATTCAGGCTTTTCCCTCACAGACGG gctcGGGAAATTAAAAGATGCACTGAAGTCCATCAGGAGTAAACCAACAAGTGGA GCCACAGAAAGTCCAGCGGTGTTGTCTCAGCCTGTCCGCTGTACCTCTCCACCACCAGGTCTTGACGTGGCCATGGTCACTCAAAGAACGGCTGACAGTAAGCGGTGACTTTGGCCAAATACCAAGaattaac GAGAGGAACTGATCGAGGAAATCAAGGTGGTGAGGGAGGACAGAAAGCAGCTGGAGTGGACGAGGCAAGAGTTGCTTAGAAAGGGGAAAGATTTGTTGGCTCAAAACAGACACCGCAGGAACCAAG CACGGGACAGTTGGAAGAAGAAATACTTTGAAACCAAGAAGGCCACAGCACCATTGGAGGAAAACCTGAGAAACTTACAACAAGAGCTGGAGACGTTTTACAACAAACTTCTGCATCAGCTCCAGGCAAGAGATAACAGAGGGAAGCCAAGACGACAGGGCAGATCGTCCATAAGG AACGAGCTCATCATTCATATCATGACAGAGAGCCATGAGATTGACAACCTGAAGAGGAAGATAGAGGACGCCAAGATGAAGCTTGTAACAGAGATAAAG TTGAGGAAACAGGCTGCCACAGAGCTGAGGGCCCTGAAGGCTGAGCTGGCCCAGAAGAAGAGCCAGTCCTCTCATCCTGGTCTCACAGCCTCTGTAGGCTTTGGAAATACCACACGGGACAGACCACAAGTTCAAAGCACCTCCGTCTAA
- the LOC139287302 gene encoding guanine nucleotide-binding protein G(I)/G(S)/G(O) subunit gamma-5: MSGSSNIVSMKKIVQQLRLEAGINRVKVSQAAADLQQFCLQNAQQDPLLTGMSSSNNPFRPQKVCSFL, from the exons ATGTCGGGATCATCCAACATCGTGTCGATGAAGAAAATTGTCCAACAGTTGCGCCTTGAAGCTGGCATAAACAGAGTTAAG GTGTCCCAGGCCGCAGCGGACCTGCAGCAGTTTTGCCTTCAGAACGCCCAGCAGGACCCTCTGCTCACCGGCATGTCGTCCAGCAACAACCCCTTTAGACCGCAGAAGGTCTGCTCCTTCCTATAG